In Candidatus Poribacteria bacterium, a single window of DNA contains:
- a CDS encoding DCL family protein, translated as MIEFVGETFESVEDIQKRFELIRDTAPLKEPLQGTEHKMVMKLLQMHPRYKEKIGPGISVLMVDYHPDFKTTRVFTIVRIDKLTEDFSFQKPWRKLQAALAMLGTNQQPDDTKKSPVNAPAPEQQQNTLSAEKAAWIAKLESRVTAAENALSGIRKVIAEFKE; from the coding sequence GTGATTGAATTCGTAGGAGAAACTTTTGAGAGCGTTGAAGACATTCAAAAACGCTTCGAGTTGATTCGGGATACCGCGCCCCTGAAAGAACCCCTACAGGGCACAGAGCATAAGATGGTCATGAAACTGCTTCAGATGCACCCGCGCTACAAAGAGAAGATCGGACCCGGCATCAGTGTCCTGATGGTTGACTATCATCCTGACTTCAAGACAACGCGCGTCTTCACTATCGTCCGCATCGATAAACTCACAGAGGATTTCAGTTTTCAGAAGCCGTGGCGGAAACTACAAGCAGCGTTAGCAATGCTCGGAACTAACCAGCAACCCGACGACACCAAAAAGTCCCCCGTGAACGCCCCTGCGCCAGAACAGCAACAGAACACACTCTCTGCTGAAAAAGCAGCGTGGATTGCAAAGCTTGAATCTCGGGTAACTGCTGCAGAAAATGCATTGTCAGGTATACGCAAAGTCATCGCAGAATTCAAAGAGTAA
- a CDS encoding amidohydrolase family protein, translating to MRIDCQSHIFPNAYIEILGQNPHPPQVIRRGSEAVVTYGDVQTFRLQDEAYDPKRKLKDMDAAEVDMALLSTNIPPPCMLAPELGSKGAQAINNAIVELVEAYPQRFVGLACLPWQNPDEAITEMDRVKQLGFRGIMLYSHIGGKPVDAPEFEPVYAHAETLRMPIVMHPTVPTWGEAIKDHWMIGMMGLQVDNSFALLRLILSGILERHPDLQIVMPHVGGVLPYMSGRIDHQTEVLGRARENITQPPSAYLRRIYLDTVSPSVESLQYAYQYSGAERLLFGTDHPWVDMPRFVGLIEAMPIPEADKARIFSENAIKLFDL from the coding sequence ATGCGAATTGACTGTCAGAGCCACATATTTCCAAACGCCTATATCGAAATCCTGGGGCAGAACCCGCACCCTCCGCAAGTCATCCGCCGCGGCAGTGAGGCTGTTGTTACGTACGGCGATGTCCAGACCTTTCGCTTACAAGACGAAGCCTACGATCCGAAACGTAAACTCAAGGATATGGACGCAGCAGAAGTCGATATGGCACTCCTCAGCACCAATATCCCCCCACCGTGCATGCTCGCGCCTGAATTAGGAAGCAAAGGCGCGCAAGCAATTAACAATGCCATCGTCGAACTCGTGGAGGCATATCCACAGCGGTTCGTAGGATTGGCATGCCTTCCGTGGCAAAATCCAGATGAAGCCATAACAGAAATGGATCGCGTCAAACAACTCGGATTCCGCGGGATAATGCTCTATTCCCATATCGGTGGGAAACCGGTTGACGCACCAGAATTTGAACCCGTCTATGCACACGCTGAAACACTACGGATGCCGATTGTGATGCATCCGACCGTTCCGACGTGGGGTGAGGCGATCAAAGACCACTGGATGATTGGTATGATGGGGTTACAGGTGGATAACAGCTTTGCCCTGTTACGACTAATTCTGAGTGGGATTCTCGAACGTCACCCGGATTTGCAAATCGTGATGCCGCATGTTGGCGGTGTTCTACCCTATATGAGCGGCAGGATTGATCATCAGACAGAGGTACTCGGCAGAGCCAGAGAAAATATAACACAACCACCGAGTGCGTATCTGCGACGTATCTATTTGGATACCGTGTCGCCATCGGTAGAATCATTACAGTACGCTTATCAGTATTCGGGGGCAGAGCGGCTGCTATTTGGAACAGACCATCCGTGGGTAGATATGCCACGATTTGTCGGTTTGATTGAGGCGATGCCCATCCCTGAAGCAGATAAAGCACGAATTTTTAGTGAAAACGCCATAAAGTTGTTCGATTTATAG
- a CDS encoding phytanoyl-CoA dioxygenase family protein, which yields MSHELTDAEKFFFENNGYLVLEDFFTPSHVSILRSALAEVIEKRRECEEKGVTETGMTHIHGERSTRIFYILGDHPAFLELLDWEPILPYVTGLLNKMPHHHASDAIVEHASDLKERPMGWHIDGHDEGYRNLRPIPFLQLKIGYYLTDMTEGGQGNLWLIPGSHTAMYDPSHEDLRYPYEYPGALEVCAPPGSAILFHNAVWHSAGIFTKSDGCREMLYYAYEHPWMIASQEHWGYSKHFYNEQLSPEQRKFFHGFVFDPPEQRWG from the coding sequence ATGTCTCACGAATTGACTGATGCCGAAAAGTTTTTCTTTGAAAATAATGGCTATCTCGTCTTGGAAGATTTTTTTACCCCTTCACACGTCTCCATACTCAGGAGTGCCCTTGCTGAGGTGATTGAAAAACGGCGGGAATGTGAGGAGAAAGGGGTAACCGAAACCGGTATGACCCACATCCACGGTGAAAGAAGCACCCGTATTTTCTATATCCTCGGCGATCATCCGGCGTTCTTGGAACTTCTTGATTGGGAGCCTATTCTGCCTTATGTTACGGGTTTGCTCAATAAGATGCCCCACCACCACGCTTCGGATGCCATCGTTGAACACGCTTCGGATTTAAAGGAACGTCCGATGGGATGGCACATCGACGGACACGACGAAGGCTATCGAAACCTACGTCCAATTCCGTTTCTGCAGCTCAAAATCGGCTATTATCTGACCGACATGACAGAAGGTGGACAAGGGAATTTGTGGCTTATACCGGGGAGCCACACAGCGATGTACGATCCGAGCCATGAAGACCTCAGGTATCCGTATGAGTATCCGGGTGCACTGGAGGTGTGTGCGCCACCGGGGAGTGCTATTCTATTCCATAATGCCGTCTGGCATTCTGCGGGTATCTTTACCAAATCAGACGGATGCCGGGAAATGCTCTATTATGCCTACGAGCATCCGTGGATGATCGCTTCGCAAGAACATTGGGGCTATTCTAAACATTTCTATAACGAGCAACTTTCACCCGAACAGCGGAAGTTTTTCCACGGGTTTGTCTTTGATCCGCCAGAACAACGGTGGGGATAG
- a CDS encoding phytanoyl-CoA dioxygenase family protein codes for MRLTESQVSFFHDNGYLLLEDALDETDLGPVIGEYSRIIAERAEKLHTDGKVSDTHTDKPFTERLLHLANEAQEVTASLDIMQARGEATFNFLKNPKILDIAESFVGSEVICNPIQHIRAVLPIKSSQRGPTPWHQDAGVCWPDTDPYFMLTVWIPIVDATLENGCLQVLPGSHKMGLFKHDWTSGGLAVLPENQPADLTPKPLPIRAGGVILFHNYTLHSAKPNESDSIRWSFDLRYHDVYQPTGRPFYPAFLMRSRLRPEAGNTEYKTWCERWEFALENSKGAQAYRWPR; via the coding sequence ATGCGTTTAACCGAATCTCAAGTTTCGTTCTTTCACGACAACGGATACCTACTGCTTGAAGATGCGCTTGATGAAACCGATCTGGGTCCCGTTATTGGCGAATACAGCCGAATCATCGCAGAACGCGCCGAGAAATTGCATACAGACGGAAAGGTTAGCGATACACACACTGATAAACCGTTTACGGAACGGCTGCTTCATCTTGCGAATGAGGCACAAGAAGTAACGGCAAGCCTTGATATTATGCAAGCGCGTGGTGAGGCGACCTTTAACTTTCTGAAGAACCCGAAAATCCTTGACATCGCAGAATCCTTTGTCGGTTCCGAGGTTATCTGCAATCCGATCCAACATATCCGTGCTGTTTTGCCAATAAAGAGCTCACAGCGGGGACCCACACCTTGGCATCAGGACGCAGGTGTATGCTGGCCCGATACGGACCCGTACTTTATGCTAACGGTTTGGATTCCGATTGTGGACGCGACGTTGGAAAACGGGTGTCTGCAAGTGCTGCCGGGGAGTCATAAGATGGGGCTTTTCAAGCACGATTGGACATCAGGTGGATTGGCGGTTCTACCGGAAAATCAACCTGCTGACCTTACGCCCAAGCCGCTACCAATCCGCGCAGGCGGTGTTATCTTATTCCACAACTACACGCTTCATAGTGCGAAACCGAACGAGTCAGACAGCATCCGATGGAGTTTCGACCTCCGTTATCACGATGTCTATCAACCGACAGGAAGACCTTTCTACCCTGCATTTCTTATGCGGAGTCGTTTGCGTCCCGAAGCGGGTAACACAGAATATAAGACGTGGTGTGAACGGTGGGAATTTGCGTTAGAGAATTCAAAAGGTGCACAAGCGTATCGGTGGCCCCGATAG
- a CDS encoding DUF420 domain-containing protein translates to MLEISDLPTINATLNTISGLLLTIGYVQIRQRKITAHKNCMLAAFGVSVLFLICYVIYHYHAGSKPFTKQGWIRPVYFTILISHIILAFVIVPLALRTLYLAWRERFDAHRRIAKITFPIWLYVSITGVLIYLMLYQL, encoded by the coding sequence TTGCTTGAGATTTCAGACCTGCCGACGATCAATGCGACGCTAAACACAATCAGCGGCCTCCTGCTGACAATAGGGTATGTGCAAATCCGCCAACGGAAGATTACAGCACATAAAAATTGCATGCTGGCAGCTTTTGGCGTATCTGTACTTTTCTTGATATGCTATGTCATTTATCACTATCACGCAGGATCGAAGCCGTTTACAAAACAGGGATGGATCCGTCCCGTCTACTTTACCATCCTGATTTCTCATATTATCTTGGCGTTTGTGATAGTGCCGTTGGCGTTACGGACGCTCTATTTGGCGTGGCGTGAACGGTTTGATGCACACCGTCGTATCGCGAAGATTACCTTTCCGATCTGGTTGTATGTCTCGATAACAGGCGTGCTTATCTATCTGATGTTGTATCAATTGTAA
- a CDS encoding phytanoyl-CoA dioxygenase family protein, with product MNQESKVTVEDIEMSIEALDAQKAADIFEEHGCLVVRGLMKPYIKAIHQDIEAAAAESISLLDQAEQIVEGWRTPNGTLFLPAPEGYERDKQIMVLAVNYQTSAAFFQSSFDETTANIVEAILGPNVEIFGNGQCLYKEPVGGHPKHLHQDSAYFEHRYQGPVGILNYVVDTDLVNGALHVVPGSHQLGQLKHIDTFSHLGLEEDEWPWESALPISGKAGDSIFFNVKTIHGSKQNMSDKPRPVFINRYRRTDDFVVIGGTTTTNRAEAEKRADAAEEAKKSNSDRGLMLRGFRPFG from the coding sequence GTGAATCAGGAATCAAAAGTAACGGTTGAAGATATTGAGATGTCCATAGAGGCGTTGGATGCCCAAAAAGCCGCCGACATCTTTGAGGAACACGGATGCCTTGTCGTCCGCGGGTTAATGAAACCCTATATTAAAGCAATTCATCAAGATATCGAGGCTGCTGCTGCGGAATCCATATCCTTACTTGACCAAGCAGAACAGATTGTTGAAGGGTGGCGTACACCGAATGGCACGCTATTCCTACCAGCACCAGAAGGCTATGAACGCGACAAACAGATTATGGTGTTGGCGGTGAACTATCAGACGAGCGCAGCGTTCTTCCAATCCTCTTTCGATGAAACCACAGCCAATATCGTTGAGGCAATCTTGGGACCGAATGTAGAAATATTTGGTAACGGACAATGTCTCTATAAGGAACCGGTTGGCGGACACCCGAAGCATCTACATCAGGATTCTGCCTACTTTGAACATCGCTATCAAGGTCCCGTCGGCATTCTGAACTATGTTGTAGATACGGATTTGGTAAATGGTGCGTTACACGTCGTGCCGGGTTCGCATCAACTCGGGCAGCTCAAACATATTGATACGTTCTCGCACCTCGGTCTGGAGGAAGATGAGTGGCCCTGGGAAAGCGCGCTCCCTATTTCTGGTAAAGCCGGTGATTCTATCTTCTTTAACGTTAAGACTATACACGGCTCCAAACAAAATATGTCCGACAAACCGCGTCCGGTTTTCATTAACCGTTACCGTCGAACAGACGACTTTGTAGTCATCGGTGGGACAACGACAACAAACCGGGCAGAAGCCGAGAAGCGTGCCGATGCAGCTGAGGAAGCGAAGAAATCTAATAGTGATCGAGGCTTGATGTTGCGCGGATTCCGTCCCTTTGGTTAA
- a CDS encoding type II toxin-antitoxin system VapC family toxin, protein MIYLIDTNILLRFVDPTDASYLRIQASIDKLRANGHQLRATSQNFAEFWNASTRPTDRNGFGHTAFETGQILQRLERLFPLLPDSSATYPEWKRLVVNYSVLGVQVHDARLVAEMLIHDVTHILTFNTQDFTRYAPEGIVAVDPAAV, encoded by the coding sequence ATGATTTATCTGATAGATACCAATATTTTGTTGCGGTTTGTGGATCCTACTGACGCAAGTTATCTAAGGATTCAAGCATCCATTGATAAATTACGGGCAAATGGTCATCAACTGCGGGCGACATCACAAAATTTCGCGGAATTTTGGAACGCTTCAACTCGACCCACTGATCGAAACGGTTTTGGACACACAGCGTTTGAAACAGGTCAGATATTGCAGCGTCTTGAACGACTTTTCCCGTTGTTGCCGGATTCGTCTGCTACATATCCCGAATGGAAAAGGCTCGTCGTGAATTATAGCGTTTTAGGTGTTCAGGTCCACGATGCGCGATTGGTTGCCGAAATGCTTATCCATGACGTAACACACATCCTAACTTTCAACACACAAGACTTTACCCGCTACGCCCCAGAAGGAATTGTGGCTGTTGATCCAGCGGCAGTTTAG